The genome window CCGCACTACCGACGTTACCGGTTCGATTCAGCTTGGCGAAGGTGTTGAGATGATCATGCCGGGAGACAATGCATCGTTGGAAGTTGAATTGATAGCGCCGATTGCGATGGAGAAAGAGCTCCGCTTTGCGATCCGTGAAGGTGGGCGGACGGTTGGCGCCGGTGTTGTAACAGATATTATTGAATAAGGAGTTTGACGTGCCAGGAGAACGCATTAGGATCCGCTTAAAGTCGTTTGATCATAATATACTCGATAAATCCGCAATCGATATAGTTCGTACTGCAAAGGGTACAGGAGCGCAGATTTCGGGGCCGGTACCGCTTCCTACAGAGAAGACGATCTATACTGTATTGCGTTCACCGCATGTTAATAAGAAATCACGCGAGCAGTTTGAAACTCGTGTTCACAAACGATTGATTGACATACTCGAATCTACTCCCCAAACGGTCGATTCGCTGATGCGGCTCGATCTTCCGGCCGGAGTTGATGTCGAAATTAAAGTATAACGCTCAGATAAAAAAGGTAAAGCAGGCACTATATTATGCAAGGATTAATCGGAAAAAAAGTGGGAATGACCAGGCTGCTCGATAAAGAGAGTGGGCATGCTATTCCTGTCACGGTTATTAAAACTGCGACCAATATCGTACATCAGATAAAGACCGAAAAAAATGATGGTTATACTGCCGCTCAGCTGGGTTTTGATAGCTGTCCTGAAAAGAAGGTAAAAAAAGCTTTGCAGGGACATTTCAAAAAACACGGTAGTGCTGCGACACGGGTTATCAAAGAATTTGTCATGGATGAAAGTGATGCTGAGTTGAAACCCGGTCAGACCATTGGTATCGAAGTATTTGAAAATATCAAGTATGTTGATGTTACCGGTACTTCAAAAGGACGTGGCTTTACCGGAACAATCAAACGCCATAACTTTCAGCGCGGCCGTGAAACGCATGGTAATACCAATCACCGTGAACGTGGTTCGCTTGGCGCCGGCACTTATCCTGCAAGGGTTTTTCCCGGTGTAAAGATGGCGGGGCAGTACGGCTCAGAAAAGACCACTATCAAGGGGCTGGAGCTTGTTGGTACGGATAAAGAAAACGGTCTTCTGTATATAAAAGGAGCAATCCCGGGTGCGAACAAAGGGGTTGTAGTGATCAGAAAAAACAATTCGAAGAAATAAAAATTGCAACGAGGTTTACAGAACATGAAAGCCAAAGTTTTTACCGGTGATGGAAAAGAAAAGGGTGCAATTGATTTGCCGGAGTCTGTTTTTAATGCTCCCATCAACGAAACTCTTCTTCATCAGGTAATCACCTCTTATCAGGCAAATGAGCGCCAGGGGACGGCAAAGGCCAAGACCCGTGCCGATGTCAGTGGCGGTGGTGCAAAGCCCTGGCGGCAAAAGGGCACCGGACGGGCCCGGGCCGGATCGAATGCCTCGCCGATATGGGTCAGAGGGGGCAAAGCCTTCGGTCCACAACCCAGAGATTATTACGGCACCATTCCGAAAAGAATGAGAAAAATTGCTCTGAAATCGGCACTGAGTTCACGAGCGAAGGAAGAAAAAGTCTTTGTTATCGATTCCATCGAATGTAATGAGCCGAAAACGAAAATTATGGAGCGACTTATCAAAGCGCTTGCCCTGAACGGCAAAAAAAATCTCGTGGTTACGGCAAAGGATAACAAATATATTTACCTGGCGAGCCGGAATATCCCGTGGCTTGAAGTAAAGCCATTGGCCGAGATTAATGCGCTTGATGTCATTAAGAGTGAAAATATAATCTTCGGCTCTGAGCAGCTTGTGACAGAGTTGGAAGGAGCGGTTAAATCGTGAGCAAATATCACAAAATAATCCAGAGCCCCTCGATTACCGAAAAAAATACGAATCTGCGTACCGTGCAGAATAAGTATGTGTTTGAGGTCGACAAGGGAGCGTCAAAAGCGGAAATCAAAGAGGCTGTCGAAAAGATCTTTGAAGTTAAGGTTGAAAAAGTAAATACCATGATTGTCAAAGGCAAAAAGAAACGGATGGGACGGTTTTCAGGATATCGTTCTGATTGGAAAAAAGCACTGGTAAAACTGGCTGATGGGGAAACGATTCAGCAGTTTGGTGAAGTATAAGTGAATAGAATTACTTTAGAATAAATCAGCGGAGAATGCATGGGTATCAAATCATATCGTCCGACTACTCCGACCTTACGGTATAAAACGTCAAGCGATTTCAGCATGGTGACGACGGATGAGCCGTATAAGCCATTGCTTGTCGCCAAGAAGCGGGGGAGCGGGCGCAACAATACCGGACGGATAATGGTTCGTCATCGGGGTGGCGGCACCAGGCCACATTATCGGATTGTCGATTTTAAAAGAAACAAATTTGGTGTTCCCGGGATCGTAGAAACAATCGAATACGATCCGAACCGTACTGCCTACATTGCTTTGATCAAGTATGTTGACGGCGAACGGCGGTATGTTCTTGCCACGGCCAATATGAAAGTCGGCATGAATATCATGTCGGGTGAAGATTGTGAAATTGCTGAGGGGAATCATATGCCGATCGGCAAAATTCCTGTGGGCACCATGGTTCACAATATCGAGCTTCGCAAGGGAAAGGGAGGCCAGATCGCCCGCAGTGCCGGGGCCTATGCCGAAATTTTTGCCAAAGAAGAGAATATGGTTCAAATCAAATTCCCTTCAAGTGAAATACGGAATGTTCATGAAAACTGCATGGCCACGATCGGTCAAGTAAGTAATGCCGAATACAGCAACATCGTTATCGGTTCTGCCGGACGGACCCGTCATAAGGGATGGCGGCCGAGGGTGCGCGGTGTTGCAATGAACCCCGTCGATCATCCAATGGGTGGTGGCGAAGGAAAAGCTTCCGGCGGTGGTCATCCCGTATCACCCTGGGGACAGAAAGCCAAGGGACTCAAAACTCGAAAAGCGAAAAAAAGTTCAGATAAATTTATTGTCAGAAGAAGAAGAAAGAAAAAAAGCTGAAGGAATTAATATATGGCGCGTTCTATTAAAAAAGGCCCGTTTGTTGATGACTTTTTAACCAAAAAAGTCGATCAGATGAATAGCTCCGGTCAGAAAAAAGTCATTAAGACATGGTCTCGTCGCTCGACTATTCTTCCCGAATTTGTAGGGCATACCTTTGCTATTCATAATGGAAACAAGTTTATCCCGGTTTATGTTTCTGAGAATATGGTTGGACATAAACTGGGAGAATTTGCACCCTCTCGTCAGTTTCGTGGTCATAGTGGTCATTTAAAATCCGATAAATCGGCTAAACATTAATTCAACGGAGAGTAAGTGTGGAAGCACAGGCTACATTGAAATACGCAAGAACTTCACCCCGAAAAGCACAGCTTGTTGCCGATGCTATCAAGGGTAAAATGGTGGGTGAAGCACTCAGCATGCTCGACTTAAGCATTAAAAAGAGTGTTGCTCACGATATGGCAAAGGTGGTCAAGGCTGCGGTTGCCAACATGCAGAGCAAGAATACTGAAACAAATATCGATGTCGACGATCTGCGGATCGGTGACGTGCAGGTCGGTCAAGGGCCGAGCATGCGCCGGTTTCGTGCCAGGGCACAGGGGCGAGTCGGTCAGATTATCAAGCGAATGTGCCATATCACCGTCAAGGTAATGAACTAAGGAGGATCAGTTTGGGTCAGAAAACACATCCTGTCGGCATTCGGTTGGGAATTAATAAATCCTGGAATTCCAATTGGTATGCCAAAGAACATTTTGCAGATTATCTCTATGAAGATGTTCTTATTCGTCGCTATTTGCAGAAACGGTTGGAAAATGGTGGCATAGCGATGCTTAAAATCGAACGTACAACAAAAAAGATTATTGTTAATATAAATACATCGCGGCCGGGTATTATTATCGGAAAAAAGGGCGAACAGGTAGAACGTCTCAAAGGAGAATTGCAGCATCTGACGCAAAAAGAAATCCAGGTGAATATCAAGGAAGTGAAAAAGCCTGAAATGGATGCACAGCTTGTTGCCGACAATATAGCTCGTCAGGTAGAGAAACGAATATCATACAAAAAGGCAATAAAAAAAGCGATATCCACAGCCATGCGGATGGGCGCTGAAGGTATTAAAGTTACTGTCGCAGGACGTCTGAATGGCGCTGAAATCGCCCGTGTGGAAACTTTCAAGGAAGGGAGAATTCCCCTGCACACACTTCGTGCGGATATCGATTATGCGACCAGGGTCTCACATACGACCTATGGATGCATCGGTTTGAAAGTATGGATATGTAAAGGTGAAGTTATCCGTCGCAGCGAAAAGCTTGCTGCAAAGAACAGAGAAGAAGCTCCGGTCGCTTAATATCGGAAAGGAATTCAGATTATGTTGGCGCCAAAAAAGGTGGGTTGGAGAAAACAGCAGCGTGGTCGAATGAAAAGAGCCGCCACCCGGACCAATACGTTATCGTTCGGGGAATACGGCATGCAGGCGCTTCAGCCGGCATGGATTGACAGCAGGCAAATTGAAGCGGCTCGTGTGGCAATGACCCGTTTTATTAAGCGAGGTGGAAAAATCTGGATCAGAATTTTTCCGGATAAGCCTTATACAAAACATCCTGCCGAATCACGGATGGGAAAAGGAAAAGGTGCTCCCGAAGGATGGGTTGCCGTTGTCAGGCCCGGTACCATTATGTTCGAAATGGCCGGAGTAAAATCCGATCTTGCGCGGGAAGCAATGCGTCTTGCAGGACACAAATTGCCCTTGAAAACAAAATTCGTCGAACTTGAAAAGATAGGCTGAGAACTATGATGAAGGCCAAAGAAATACGAGAATTATCGCCGGTTGAGATCGAAACAAAAATAGAGGGTCTGGAAGAAGAATTGTTTAATTTGAGATTCCAGGCTAAATTAGGACAATTGAGTAATCCGGTTAGAATGCGTCACGTTCGTCGTGAAATAGCCTGTGCAAAAACTATTTTGAACGAACAGAAACAGGCTCAAGCAAAATCATAATAACACTTTGATAACAGGAACAGTGCATGGCTGAAAGAAACAGTAGAAAAATCAGAATAGGAACTGTTGTAAGCAACAAGATGGATAAAACCATTATTGTCAATGTGCAGCGGCAGCTTGTTCATCCGAAATATGGAAGAACCGTTCGGTTGAGCAAAAAATACGTTGCCCAGGACACGGACAATCAATGCACCATCGGTGATAAGGTAAGAATTATCGAAACCCGTCCCTTGTCCAAGACAAAGCGGTGGCGGCTGGGTGAAGTGCTTGAGAAGGCAAAATAGACAATATACTACTATATAAAACGGATACAACTATCAGGAAAGAACGGTAATGATCCAAGTTCAGACAAATTTGACTGTTGCAGATAATTCCGGAGCTAAAAAAGCCCAGTGCATACGAATACTCGGCGGTACCCGTCGACGGTACGCACGAGTGGGTGATGTCGTTGTGGTGGCGGTAAAAGATGCCATACCTAATTCGCAGGTTAAGAAGGGCTCAGTCGCCAAGGCGGTCGTTGTCAGGACATCAAAGGAATATGGACGGAAAGACGGCACCTATGTGCGGTTCAGCGACAACGCTGCTGTCATTATCAATGATGCCGGAGAGCCGCGCGGTACCCGTATTTTCGGACCGGTAGCCAGGGAACTCCGGGAAAAAAAGTTTATGCGAATTGTTTCACTTGCACCAGAAGTTTTATAAGCGAGGAGTGACCAATGCCTTGTCGACTAAGAAAAAATGACATGGTTCAGATTATAAGCGGAGAATATAGAGGACAAACCGGGAGAATTATTAAAATCGATCCCAAAAAGAAGACTGCGCTTGTTGAAGGTAAAAATATTGTTAAGCGTCATACCAAGCCGAATCCAAAAAATCAACAGGGCGGTATCCTTGAAAAAGAAGCGCCGATTCATTTGTCAAACCTCATGCTTATGTGTTCCAAAACCGGAAAACCGACCAGAGTCGGCGTTCAGGTTTTAGAAAACGGCAAACGGGTTCGCTTTTCCAAAAAAGCTAAGGAGATGGTAGATTGAGCGACAAAAAAACAACACCGCGATTAGAGACAAAATACAAAGAGGAAGTCGTTCCTGCTCTCAAGGAACGGTTGAATATCAAGAATGTCATGAAGGTTCCGAGAATTCAGAAAATTGTTGTTAATATTGGCGCAGGAAGAGCAACGTCGGAACCAAAGCTTCTCGATGAAGCGGTAATGACAATTCGGGATGTTACCGGCCAGAAACCGGTGATTACTCGTGCTAAAAATGCTATTTCCAATTTTAAACTCCGGAAGGGAAATTCTATTGGCGCCAAAGTCACCCTTCGGCGGGATATGATGTACGAGTTTTTCGACCGTCTGGTATCAATCGCCATTCCACGAATGAGAGATTTCAGAGGACTTTCACGACGTTCCTTTGATGGTAACGGCAATTATAATCTTGGCGTAAAAGAGCAGATTATTTTTCTTGAAATCGATCGTGATAAAATAAGCCGGATTTCAGGTATGGATATTACAATCTGCACTTCCGGCAGCACTGATGAGGAGGGGTTGGCCCTTCTCGAAGAAATGGGAATGCCCTTTAGAAAATAACCGCAGGAGCTGAATGTGGCAAAAAAAGCATTGATGGAAAAACAGAGAAAAAAACCGAAATTCGGAGTACGGGCATATAACCGGTGCAGGCGATGTGGCCGGTCGAGAGCGTACTTGCGCAGGTTCGGAATATGTAGAATTTGTTTCCGGGAAATGGCCCTAAACGGTATTATTCCCGGTGTGGTGAAATCAAGCTGGTAATCCAAGCATGTGTAAGGGAGAAAAAACAGAATGTTGACCGATCAGATTGCAGATATGTTTTGCAGGGTTAGGAATGCAATCCAGGCTCAGAAACGAACCGTTTCTGTTCCCGGCTCAAACGTAAAAAGAGAAATCACCCGGATTCTTTATGAAAACTTTTTTATAAGCAAATATGCCTATGTTGATGACGGCAGGCAGGGAGAAATAAAAATCCTGTTGAAATACGACGACAACATGGATTGTGCGATTCAGGGAATCAAAAGAGTGAGCACTCCCGGACGAAGGAAGTATTCTTCATCAAAAGAACTTCCAAAGGTGCTCAATGGTATGGGAATCGCGATCGTATCGACATCGAGCGGTTTAATGACCGACAGAGAATGCAAAAAAAAGAATGTTGGTGGTGAAGTTCTCGGTGTTGTTTGGTAAAAAAAGTAGTAAGTGGGAATAATAAGAAGCCATATTCAGGAGAATAATTTTGTCTCGTTTAGGAAAGCTACCGGTAGTTATCCCCGATGGGGTTGAGGTAAAAAAAGAGGGACGCTCTGTTGTTGTAAAGGGGCCCAAAAGCAGGCTCACACAGAATGTTTCCGAGAAAATCAATGTTGAAATCAAAGACAAGGAGGTCATTCTTTCGCCTGTCAGTGAAGATGGCGAATTGAAAGCCGAATGGGGATTGTATCGCGTGTTAATCAACAATATGGTCACCGGTGTCTCAACAGGATTTCAGCGGGTACTCGAAATTATCGGTGTGGGATATAAAGCCGAATTAAAGGGAAATGATCTGAATATATCGGTCGGTTATTCGAAACCGGTTCTTTTCAAGGCCGTTGAAGGGGTTACGTATAAAACCGAGGGGCCGACTAAGATTATCATTGAAGGTGCCGATAAGCAGAAAGTTGGACAGGTTGCCGCCAATATCCGGGCAATCAGACCACCGGAACCATATAAGGGGAAAGGCATTCGTTATCAAAACGAATATGTACGAAGAAAAGCCGGAAAGAGTGCTGCAAAATAACCATTATCAATAAAGAGTAGCGATTATGAACAGAGCCAAAGCCAGAATTATTGAGCGCAAAAAGCGTGCATTTCGCATTCGTAAAAAAGTGTATGGTACTTCCGATCGCCCGCGGCTGAGTATCCGCCGGAGTCTTAATCATATTTATGCTCAGATTGTTGATGACTCCAGACAAGAGTCTTTACTTCAGGTGGGGAGTTCGACGAAAGATATTGTTGAAAAATTCGAACAATTAAAAAGTAAGTCAAAGATCGATGTATCCCGCCTTGTGGGGGAACTTGTTGCTGAAAAGGCCAAGGAAAAGGGTATACAGCGTGTCGTATTTGACCGGAAGGGTTACCGGTATCACGGTCGGGTGCGCGCTCTGGCTGAGGGAGCTCGTTCTGGCGGGCTCGAGTTTTAATAAGAGCATATTGCGAAAGGAATTTACATCTTGGCAAAAGAAGAATCATTAGGACAGTTTCAGGAACAGCCGGAATTGAGTGAACGCCTCATTTCGGTAAACCGGGTTGCGAAAGTTGTCAAAGGCGGCCGTCGGTTCGGTTTTAACGCCCTGGTTGCCGTTGGTGACAGCAAGGGGAAAGTGGGCATTGCTTTAGGAAAGGCAAATGATGTAACCGAGGCGATTAGAAAAGCTGTTGAGAACGCAAAGAAGCGGCTCGTCACGGTTAACCTTGTTGATGGGACAATTCCCCACGAGGTATTAGGTCACTTTGGGGCCGGGAAGGTTTTACTGAAACCTGCGGCGCCTGGAACCGGTGTTATCGCCGGTGGACCTGCCCGTGCCGTACTGGAATTGGCTGGCGTTCATAATATTCTGACAAAATGTATAGGTACCACTAATTCCCATAATGTAGCAAAGGCTACCATGGAAGGTCTCACGCGGTTGAGAACATGGAATGATGTTAAAAAGCTGCGCCAGATGCCGGTGGTCGAAAAAACTGAAGAAAAAGCTCCCGAACAAAGTGCCGAAAAAGTTGCCGAAAAAGAGGAATAAATATGGCAAAGAAATTAAAAATCACTCAGGTTAAAAGTGCTATCGGAAGATTCAAAAATCAGAAGCTGACGATCAAGGCCCTTGGGATAAGAAAAAGGGGACGGTCGGTTATTCATACCGATTCTCCGAGTATCAGGGGAATGATCAGAACAGTGCAGCATTTAGTTGATATTACGGAAGTTGAAGGAGAGTAATGTGCTTGGTCTTAATAATTTAACTATATCGAAAAAGGCTCGAAAGCCCGCCAATCGTGTCGGACGCGGACAGGGAAGTGGTAATGGGACAACCTGCGGTTATGGAAATAACGGTGCAAAGGCACGGAGTGGAAGAAAGCATAAGCTCTACTACGAAGGTGGTCAGACACCTCTGTCACGCCGTATTCCGAAGAAGGGCTTTAAGCACGAGAGAAACGTGATTTACCAGATAGTAAATCTTCAGGCTATAGAAAAAATAGAATCTTCAGATAAGGAAATCGATACGGAATGGCTCTTTAGCAACGGATTGGTTCGTTCAAAAGAGCTTCCGGTGAAAATACTGGGACAGGGCGAGATATCAAAAAGCCTGGTGGTCAAGGCTCATTCCTTTTCGGATTCTGCAAAAGAAAAAATTGAAAAGGCTAAAGGGAAAGTTGAGGTTTTGACCATTGCTTGAGACGTTCTTGAATATATTTCGTGTTCCCGAACTGCGTAAACGTATAGGATTCACCGTTTTCATGATATTTATTTATCGTGTAGGGGGTCATATTCCGACACCGGGAATCAATCCGCAGGTTCTGGGCGATTTTCTCGCTAATGCCCAGAATACACTTTTTGGACTTTACGATATGTTTGTCGGCGGTTCATTCAGCCGGGCAACTATCTTTGCATTGGGAATCATGCCCTATATCAGTGCATCAATTATTATGCAGCTTCTTGGTACGGTATTCCCATATATAAATAAATTACAGCGTGAAGGTGCGGAGGGACGGAAAAAAATCACACAATTTACCCGTTACCTGACCTTAGCCCTTTCATTTTTTCAGGCCATTGCGATCAGTATTTGGCTGCAGAATATCACGTCACCTATAACCGGGCAGACAGCGGTACTTCCCCAGCTTCTGGGAATAAAATTTACCCTTCTGACTGCAGTGAGTCTTACCACCGGTACCATATTCATTATGTGGCTTGGTGAACAGATAACCAATCGGGGAATAGGGAACGGAATATCGTTAATCATATTTATTGGTATTGTTGCTCGCCTTCCCGATGCTATATTTGGCGAAATCCAGCAGATTCAGGCTGGAACCCGTCATCCGTTTTCAGCGCTTCTGGTTCTGGCAATCGTATTGATTATGACTGCCTTTATTATCATGATGTATCAGGCTACTCGTCGTATTCCCATTCAAACACCGAAACGGGTGGTAGGCAACAAAATGTATGCCGGTCAGAACACGGTTCTTCCGCTGCGCCTTCTGATGGCCGGTGTCATTCCCATGATATTTGCGTCATCGTTGATGTTTTTTCCCAGCGTTTTGAGTTATTTCTTTCCAAAATCGGAGCTGGTAGAAAATTTTGTCGGTCTTTTCGCTCCCGGTCGTCCGGTTTATTCCATTCTCTATGCACTGATGATTATCTTTTTTACCTATTTTTATACTGCAATTATTTTTAACCCGGTTGATATTGCCGAGAATCTCAAACGAAGTGGGGGATTTATTCCCGGTATCAGACCCGGCAAAAAAACCGCCGAATTTCTCGACAGAGTACTTACCCGTATTACACTGCCGGCATCGATATTTCTGGCTTTTATTGCAATCGTTCCCTTTTTGTTCATGGGAACATTAAAAATATCGTTCTTTTTCGGCGGCACCAGTGTGCTTATCGTTGTGGGTGTAGCACTCGATACACTGCAGCAGCTTGAATCACACTTGCAGACCCGCAACTACGAAGGATTCATGAAGAAGGGGCGGCTACGGGGAAGGCGTTAATAGCATCCCGAGTGACATGTAAAGGAGTTTGATTGTGAAAGTAAAGGCATCGGTAAAAAAAATGTGTAAGGAATGTAAAATCATAAAGCGCAGAGGCGTTATCAGAGTTATTTGTTCAAAGAGTCCCAAGCACAAACAGCGGCAGGGCTAAGGCCGGGATTACTTCTTTGAGAGGAGGCATGAGTTTTGGCACGTATTGCAGGAGTTGACGTTCCGAATAACAAGCGAAGCGAAATCGCTTTGACGTACATATACGGTATCGGGCATATATCGTCGGTAAAAATCCTTGAGAAAGCCGGAATTGATAAAAATATCAAAATCAAAGAGCTTTCGGAGGAACAGCTTGATCATATCCGAAGGATTATCGACGCAGAATTTGAGGTTGAAGGTAATTTGCGGACACAAAACCGCATGAACATCAAGCGTTTGATGGATATCGGTTGTTACCGCGGACTCCGTCACCGGAGAAGTATGCCGGTGCGAGGTCAGCGGACTCGGACAAATGCCCGTTCAAGGAAGGGTCCGAAGAAGACGATCGCCGGTAAGAGAAAAGCACCGGGCAAATGATAATTATTCAAAAAGGACAGGATTGAATGAATAAACCCAAAAAGACAAAGAAGAAGGCTGATTCGGAAGGTGTTGCTCACGTTCGGGCGACTTTCAACAATACGATAGTCAACATTACCGATACGCGGGGCAATGTTATATGCTGGGGAACACCGGGAAAGGCCGGGTTTAAAGGTTCCCGTAAGAGCACTCCCTTCGCAGCCGGAATAGCAGCTGATTCTGTGGGTAAAACAGCATATGATGCCGGTGTTCGGCGGATTGAAGTCCATATCCGTGGCGCCGGGAACGGTAGGGAAGGTGCTATTCGTGCGCTGGCATCTGCCGGTCTGAAAATTACGGCAATTAAAGATTTTACTGCAATTCCACATAACGGGTGTCGACCACCTAAAAGGAGAAGGATATAAGTATATGGCAGTTTATCATGGTCCGCGATGCAGGCAGTGCCGCAGAGAGGGGCAGAAGCTCATGCTTAAGGGCGAGCGCTGCAAAACAGAAAAATGTGCCTTTGAGCGACGGCCTTTTCCTCCGGGCATGCGGACAAAAAAGAGGAGAAGAACTTCCTCCGAGTATGACCAACAGCTTCGGGAAAAGCAGAAAATTCGCCGCATGTACGGCGTTTTAGAAAAACAGTTTCGTCTCTATTTTAAACATGCCGCCCGGAGAGAGGGCGTTACCGGAGAAAATCTTCTCAGAATACTTGAGATGAGACTCGATAATGTAGTATACCGAATGGGATTTTCACCATCGCGGTCGAGCGCTCGACAGCTCGTATTACACAATCATTTCCTCGTCAACAACAAAAAAGTTAATATACCTTCATGTCAACTCAAGGAAGGTGATGTTGTGCTGGCACAGGAAAAAAGCAAAAGCCTCGACACCATTCACAATGCTCTGCGTATTACAAAGGATATTCCCGAGTGGGTGTCGATCGATAAAGTTAAATTAAGCGGGACTGTTCTCAGAGAGCCTGATCGCAGTCATATGCCTGCAGATGTGCAGGAACAATTAGTTGTTGAACTTTACTCCAAATAGTGAGAGGAGTGACGGTATACATGAAGTGGAAAAGCTTACTCATGCCAAAAGGCATTCAGATCGAAAACCCGGACAAGATCCCGAATTTCGGCAGAGTAATTGTAGAGCCTCTGGAGCGTGGTTGGGGCCACACGATCGGAAATTCACTCAGACGAATTCTGCTGTCCTCGCTGCAGGGCGCAGCTGTTGCTTCGGTGCGTATTGATAGTGTCGTTCATGAATACTCGACCGTTGAAGGTGTTCGTGAAGACATTACCGATATAATTCTCAATATAAAGCAATTACGGTTGAAGCTTCTTTCTGATGAAGACGCCATATTGAGACTCGATGTCAGTGGTGAAGGAGAAGTCAAAGCTGGCGATATCGAGCAGAATCCCGATGTTCAGATTCTCAATCCCGATCTACATATTGCGACAATTAACAGTGATGCAAAACTCAAAATAGAGATGCGTGTCTCCGACGGGAGAGGGTATGTCCCGGCAGAGCAGAATAAGCGTGAAGACGATTCCATCGGTACGATTCCTATCGATGCAATGTTCTCACCGGTCGTTCGGGTAAATTATGTTATCGAAAACACCCGTGTTGGTCAGCGTACCGATCTCGACAAAATCATTATGGAAATCTGGACCGACGGCAGTCTCTCGGTTGAAGATTCTATGGGATATGCTGCAAAGCTGCTCTATGATCATCTGGAAATTTTCATTAACTTTGAGGGTGAACTGGAACCGCTTTCAGAGAGCCCTGCCGATGAAAAAACAGACCGACTTCGCCAGTTGCTCAAGATGCGGGTGGATGAACTTGAGCTTTCTGTACGCTCGAACAACTGTCTTAAGGCAGCGAATATCCATACTCTTGCCGACCTGGTTCGTAACCAGGAGTCGGATATGTTGAAATACAAGAATTTCGGAAGAAAATCGCTGATCGAACTGAACCAGGTGTTGTCAAATCTCGGCCTTTCATTCGGTCTTGATGTCGATCGCATCATGGGGCAGGAAAAAGAATCGGCATAAAGGACTTTAAGTAATAGAATACAGCATAAGTAAATCACGATTATTTACGTAAAGAAAAGGCATATTTCATGCGTCATTTGAAATCAGGGAGAAAACTGAACCGTACGGCAAGTCACCGGCGGGCAATGCTGTCCAACCTAGCAGTATCGATACTGGATAAGGAGCGGGTTGTTACCACCCTTGCAAAGGCAAAAGAAGTTCGCGGTGTTGTGGAACGCCACATTACCTATGGTAAACGCGGCGGCATGCATTCCCTTCGCCTGGCTGCAAGGACAATAAAAGATAAAAGCCTTCTGAAAAAACTCTTTGAAGATCTTGCGGTTCATTTTAAAGACAGGGAAGGCGGTTATACGCGCATAATAAAGACCACCGAGCGAAAGGGTGATAACGCGCTTATGGCCATTATCGAGTTGGTGGGCAGGACCGGAACAGAGCCTGTAAAGAAGAAGAAAAAGAAAAAACCGACGAAAAAAGCGCCCAAAACACCGGCGGCGGTTGAAAA of Chitinivibrionales bacterium contains these proteins:
- the rpsC gene encoding 30S ribosomal protein S3, coding for MGQKTHPVGIRLGINKSWNSNWYAKEHFADYLYEDVLIRRYLQKRLENGGIAMLKIERTTKKIIVNINTSRPGIIIGKKGEQVERLKGELQHLTQKEIQVNIKEVKKPEMDAQLVADNIARQVEKRISYKKAIKKAISTAMRMGAEGIKVTVAGRLNGAEIARVETFKEGRIPLHTLRADIDYATRVSHTTYGCIGLKVWICKGEVIRRSEKLAAKNREEAPVA
- the rplC gene encoding 50S ribosomal protein L3; its protein translation is MMQGLIGKKVGMTRLLDKESGHAIPVTVIKTATNIVHQIKTEKNDGYTAAQLGFDSCPEKKVKKALQGHFKKHGSAATRVIKEFVMDESDAELKPGQTIGIEVFENIKYVDVTGTSKGRGFTGTIKRHNFQRGRETHGNTNHRERGSLGAGTYPARVFPGVKMAGQYGSEKTTIKGLELVGTDKENGLLYIKGAIPGANKGVVVIRKNNSKK
- the rpsJ gene encoding 30S ribosomal protein S10, yielding MPGERIRIRLKSFDHNILDKSAIDIVRTAKGTGAQISGPVPLPTEKTIYTVLRSPHVNKKSREQFETRVHKRLIDILESTPQTVDSLMRLDLPAGVDVEIKV
- the rplB gene encoding 50S ribosomal protein L2, with protein sequence MGIKSYRPTTPTLRYKTSSDFSMVTTDEPYKPLLVAKKRGSGRNNTGRIMVRHRGGGTRPHYRIVDFKRNKFGVPGIVETIEYDPNRTAYIALIKYVDGERRYVLATANMKVGMNIMSGEDCEIAEGNHMPIGKIPVGTMVHNIELRKGKGGQIARSAGAYAEIFAKEENMVQIKFPSSEIRNVHENCMATIGQVSNAEYSNIVIGSAGRTRHKGWRPRVRGVAMNPVDHPMGGGEGKASGGGHPVSPWGQKAKGLKTRKAKKSSDKFIVRRRRKKKS
- the rplV gene encoding 50S ribosomal protein L22, whose protein sequence is MEAQATLKYARTSPRKAQLVADAIKGKMVGEALSMLDLSIKKSVAHDMAKVVKAAVANMQSKNTETNIDVDDLRIGDVQVGQGPSMRRFRARAQGRVGQIIKRMCHITVKVMN
- the tuf gene encoding elongation factor Tu (EF-Tu; promotes GTP-dependent binding of aminoacyl-tRNA to the A-site of ribosomes during protein biosynthesis; when the tRNA anticodon matches the mRNA codon, GTP hydrolysis results; the inactive EF-Tu-GDP leaves the ribosome and release of GDP is promoted by elongation factor Ts; many prokaryotes have two copies of the gene encoding EF-Tu), with the protein product RTTDVTGSIQLGEGVEMIMPGDNASLEVELIAPIAMEKELRFAIREGGRTVGAGVVTDIIE
- the rpsS gene encoding 30S ribosomal protein S19, with product MARSIKKGPFVDDFLTKKVDQMNSSGQKKVIKTWSRRSTILPEFVGHTFAIHNGNKFIPVYVSENMVGHKLGEFAPSRQFRGHSGHLKSDKSAKH
- the rplD gene encoding 50S ribosomal protein L4, which translates into the protein MKAKVFTGDGKEKGAIDLPESVFNAPINETLLHQVITSYQANERQGTAKAKTRADVSGGGAKPWRQKGTGRARAGSNASPIWVRGGKAFGPQPRDYYGTIPKRMRKIALKSALSSRAKEEKVFVIDSIECNEPKTKIMERLIKALALNGKKNLVVTAKDNKYIYLASRNIPWLEVKPLAEINALDVIKSENIIFGSEQLVTELEGAVKS
- a CDS encoding 50S ribosomal protein L23 codes for the protein MSKYHKIIQSPSITEKNTNLRTVQNKYVFEVDKGASKAEIKEAVEKIFEVKVEKVNTMIVKGKKKRMGRFSGYRSDWKKALVKLADGETIQQFGEV